The genomic region TAGTCAAAAGCAATAGGAACATAACACAGAACGGACGTGGTGTTCTCTATAAGAGAGCGCCAAGGGCGGCTATTTCGTCAACGACAAAATCCATGTCAGAAAATGTAGTGTCTTTGTTCGTGCACACCATCCGGAAGAAGTTCACTCGGCTACCCTCGGGGTTGTACGTGATCATCATGGACCCCGCCTTCACCATGAGTTTCTTAATTGTGGCCGTGACTTTGCCTAGCGACTGCCACCATTCGGGAGTCTCCGGTATGTCACGCATGCTCGGTGGAATGTACCAGAAGCAAACGTTCGTGCACATGGGCTCCATAATGAGACGAAAGCCATCTGTCTGTTTAAGCTTTGTCGCTAGGTgcctaaaaataaattgtatatttaaattatagcgcctaatattaaatcaagaaGAGGACAAAAACTCCGGTATGACTGAACTCATTGTTTCGTTAACGGATAGTTTCCCTTTGAATGCGGAAATGAGCTCTCACCTCGATAGCGCAAACATGTGGTCGACGTTTTTCTCCATTCCGACCTCTCCGACAGCCTTCCACGTGAGCCAGAGTTTAAAGACGTCGTTCTTCCGGCCACACTGCAGCGACATGTCCCCGGTGTCATAGCTGACGTCATAATGTTTATCTGACTGGAAGAGGTACTTGGCGCTGGCAGAGTGACAGGACATCAGGAGGCCCTTATGTTTGGTGAGAAACACGGAGCATTGCTGACCTACACCCATCTGTTTGTGTGCGTTCCACGTCAATGAGTCCGCTCTGAAACAGCGCCATCAGCAATGAATAATGTGCAATCAAGGCAAACCACCAGGTGACGTTTTAATTAGGATCTTATTTGATGTATGTTATAAATGATCTCAATATTTCgctattttgctacatatttttgttaatttaattttagttaGCATCAAAAAAGGGCAACAAGtatcagaggtttgatagtgaTTAATCTAACCTCTAATTAAATCGCTGCAAAATCAAATACCGTTAATTTGGtaaagtatttttaaagcaCTCTGTATTGATACGATTTGAGTTAATATCCAGCGATTTACCATTAACACGCGATGCATTCAGATACTTAAGTACATAAAGGACAGTAtatcaatgatttaaaatttgaaaatatatagtattatataaatagaaaacgGCGAACATCTCTGATTGGTTGAATTTTTCGCTGTTTGCTGTCAGAATCGGGACGATTGAACTAGCGTGTTGTACGCTTAATATCATCGCCCTTGTGTACTAGTgtaataattaatgaggcagtttcattgttACTGTAAGGTAATAGAATGGTAATAGATGCTTTCCAGTACACAAATATTCTGGCCATAGCCGGGTCTGCCTTTTCAGCACAAAAATAATTGACAGCAGTCAATACCACTCGACCATGAAGGCTACTAACACGATTTCATGGATTTGATCATTGgaatttaagaatataaaatgatatagaatatatatcttctctatatataacatatataatataacaatataataatactagcatgtgtaaaataaagaatattaaattgataCATGAGAATTCATTGGGTGAAGAGTTGTTTTCCCTACTTCATGCATAAACATTAAAACGAGTCAAATGTTCCATGGTATGTAAGAAGTATAACACAATTAAGAAGCATTGACTTTTAAATAGTTTCGTTTtattataacttaaaaataaaaagtggaCAACACACTTCTCAATTCCTTCCATTAAGTGTCGGTGCGTTTTAGAGAGCAGAACGCTGCCGCCCCAGGCGCCGTCTACGTGCAACCAGATGCCGTACTTCTTACAGACCACGGAAATGTCGGCTATCGGGTCGTAGGCGCCGTACACAGTGGTTCCTGCCGTCGCAACCACCATAAATGGCTCCAAGCCCTGGTAAATAAGAGGAGGTCACAATATGCCTATGCTATTGTGCTTGTACATAAACAACGACTATTAGAGCAATAACATTTACATAAGTGAACAATTGAggataatgttttattaagatCAAATCAGTATAGGACAGATAAAGATCAAGACTGATACCTCAAGAACGGACTTTTCTATTTCCATTTCCAGTTTGCTCACAAGCATACGGCCTTTGTTGTCGCTGCCGACGGAAATGACATTGTCGGAGCCAATACCGAGGGCCGCCGCCGCCTTCTGGACAGAGTAGTGGCACTGTGGGAGAAAAACAACACAGGTCAATAGTAAGTCACAGTTGAGTTGGGCCAATGTACACATTTAATCGGTGAATTTAAAAGTATGGACTTAATAGATTAAATTGGTTTGCTCTTTTGTTGGTTGAAATACAAAAGCGAAGACAAGTATATCACTACTTTTGGTAACTGTCTCCTTTTATTTACCTGGTCACTTGCGAAAATGCAGATGGGTTTCTTGACGCTGAAAACGCCCTTGGTTTTGATCTGAGGTAACTTGTGGTGTCTTGCGATGTTTACAGCGTACATATTTGAGATGGAGCCACCGGGAGCGAAGATGGCGTCCCCACCCCGAAACCCAGCAAGTCCCAACATCTTGGTGTATATTTCCCGCTCCATTATCGTGAACACGGGAGCCACCTCGTACGTGTACCTGCAGAGCAAACCCCGACATTAGTAACTGATTAGCACTTGGTCCTACAGTGCAAAATAATTTCGGAAATAGCAGTGGAGCTCTGATGGGGTACTGTTTAAGATACCTAAGATAAGTCCCGTTATgaccaaatatatttatatctgttTAAATGATGTGAATTTGCAATGAATTAGTTCAATGTTTTTTGCTGGATGGAATCCAATGATTTCTGAACCATAATTAAGAATGACCCAATGAGACTGTCAAAAAGattagtttttttctttgatgttaATGTCTTAGACTAGTtgattataaatgataaataaattatgcaaGGCTTATGCGTTATGGTGCAAATTCCTActatattatgattaatatttgataaaatatcgTTAACGaagaataaaaacatcaaacttgAACTGGTGTCTCCCTGTTTCACGCCGATATTTCATGTAAAGAATGGAGATAGGTTTGTTTTATATCGTACACATGCCTTAACGGCACAATACATCGCCTTGATGGCCTTTACAAAACAGGTGCTtatattttcagttattaaCTTATAGAATAGATGTGATCTTGTGATTTTATCAAAACACTTCTCAtagtcaacaaaacaacaatacagtTTCATATTTGAGGAAAGTTTTTTTGctataattgaatgtaaaatatacacacaatcAATCGTAGACTTTCCTTTTTGAAATCCAAATTGATTTTCgataatttatacataattatatataatttatatataatttttaactACTCCACATTGTTAGTCTATTAAGTAATATTTGAGAATATATTTTCGAAAGAATATTAATGAGAgttattcctctataattcTTTGGTTCGTCTACATTTCCCCCCTTAAAAACAGGTACTATTATACCATCCCCAAAGGATCTGGGGTATTCTCCTGTAGAAAAGATGCGATTGAATAGTTTCGATAGAAATGgtgatatatctgtaaatatagttttataaatttCCACGACTATTCCATCCAAACCGctacttttattattgttttggaaaaaaaacagctACTTTAATTTCTGCCAATGTTATTTCTTTGTCAAGATACTCATCGCTAATGTTTGTTCTTAATTATTGGTTTTCATTATAGTCTGAAgtactatataatgttttgaaatggtCATATAAGTCTGACGCATTTAAATTCTCAGATTTGAgttgacttttttttatattggcttttaattttattccaaaattcCTTGGGTTTTGATTTTCTCAGGTTTGccaaaatttctttttcttttatattaaatttagtcttatgttttcttttcaacCTATTGTAGCAAGACTTTGCTTCAATGTATTCATGTCGTAAGTTGGCACATGTTTTATTACGAACAAATTTATTTCTAGCCTTTTTAAAATGAGCTCTAGCATTAAAACATTCTGCATTAAAGCACGGCTTTTTGTTTGGGTGTAATTTTCTTgtagttatattattttgttttttttggcagACATACACGATGACGAATcttgaattatctgtatgaacgAATTCGTTATAccgtcaatatttatattagtGTTTAATTGTTCTACTAGTAAAGACAATTGATCACTTTTTAGTAACAAATTTCTTTTAAGTTTCTCATTTTTTGATGGATtccatttgattttattatcattattagtaATAATATTATCATTGGTATTATTTTTCTCAACCCGCTTATTAAAAGAGAAAACGATCCCTGAATGTTCGGAAAATTCGTTTGGATCAAGTATTTGAAAGTCCGAGACATGTATGATATCCTGAGGCTTAAGTATTAAATAATCCACTACGCTTGATCCATTCATTGAATGAAATGTATATTCGCCAACACCGTGATCGCTGTGCAGCCGACCAttaccaataatataagatgtGGACTGACATAACTCGATCAGGCGTTTACCGTGTGTATCTAGCACGTGATCTTTTGAATCACGTGGTGAAATGTGAACATAATCTGACAGCTGATTATCATTGTCAATATACCTGTCAAATGTAAGGTAATctataacattaaaatagtaGAACTACTGAGAGATGACCGTTATTCAGAAAAAATCCCCGTTTATGTCCGCATACAACAGTTTTACCCATTGAAATGCCTTCGACATTTAATTATGCACTGGTGATCAAAGCTGTTAGAAGCTTTCTCGAAATCGAGTAGTCCCGATTTATTTGAGTTTTTCAAATAGTAAATAACCTCTTGTATAATTATCTATGTATCTTCCCTTTATAAATCCATTTTGATTTGGTGTTATCTTATCGATTTTTTGTAGGCCAGTAAGTGATTGGGATTTAAATGAATAGAAAATAGACTTTACGAATTCAATTTTTAAGATATCCCagaggccacaccaaattgatatttcgttccgcggatttaccgctcctatttttttgaaaatgtaaaaaaaaatatattattttttttgtgcgcccgcacctatTTTGGTCGCcaagcatatttttttcaggtaataatttattaaaaggctaaaactaatcaagtataatttttctacgctagttttcgtgtttttgtaaagggaagttaaccgatgcgtagtgtttttatactgtatatcgatcggtttagcatgggtttcaataaattcaatcaaaatggcggcttccggtataaacaatgtggctcgaagtttagaaattaaatcttatttttgacaataaagatgttttgagcatgcttgaagtcattgttgatcgtctcatgcactaaacgatcattatttaaagcaatcattatgcaataaagcatgtgtatctgagagtggtagcgattatattgcgtaattagtgactcgttttgaatggaaatcggacaagtcaacttaactggaacataaatcattgtttggtccaaattgatgtatcaagctcatttttttatcaaattctgaCTAAACAACAGTTTGGAACagatatcttttcacaaatagcgatataaacactggtctggatatacctcaacataagtaagcctaagtttatcacgttatattttgtttttatttgcagcataatccgggattgtaatgcacttgtcaattgtaaccactgcctcGCCCAACCCTCGCCCTTGTTCTAGGGGTATAgtggggacagcagaggcaatgggctgtgtttttaccttttaggtggcctcgcagtgcctagtgaatgtggttttgtcttcatactGAAAAatgtcgggaatgggcctcacataggtattcggggtttcGGGACCATTtgttaccagcagtgtgtccctgcaggtcgggtattttacccgggttttgagagaccggaagtcaaagtccccgctattccggactgggggttgcatatgatgttaaactgattcagacagatttatataagtcgtttcaaactttttactaaaagcagggttatttgttattatgaatgatcgtcatattaaagtacgttttaattatataagaaattaaatttatccatataatgtttgtactaaacacggatgaataaatagtgtGCATTCCGACATTATCctaatgtccattagaggttcagttcaagatggcattacggtattagccatgtaatacaactcgggaaacatcgggtaacatcgacatatatcgccactcgccgtaagagatcgcgacgaacatcgggcgtattcggcctgtaccggatgttgctatttttagaaacagaaggtatttcccggctattcataggtcaataatggaatttctacatcgtaggatttggaaacattgtgatgtttttctcatgaatatacgtttaaaataaataaacactaaaagtacacgctgacagttaattacgatacatctaataatttgagtcattacagtaaaacatggattataagtgaaacaTACgggtaagagaagattttctctcgaaaaaacgaactgtcaacaatcggcatggaactgggatattcgtatcaaagggctcagaatgtaagtatccttgagcagttttgtacgttgatgtgttcaaaaacgtttgttttttaatttatctttggaattcttaaatcatttttattagctaaatgtttagacagcatgttcatattttacatgtacttatgtacatgttacatatttttatatgtacttatgtacataacttatgtttaagatatgatatcagtatgtaatttttaaattgattgttttatcttagaaaaatataagaattaaaattttgtttaaaaatgatgtgttttggtacgtgacctatttctaacataccacaatacatgtacatacccgttatttacaaaatgcatattttcaaaattaacctgtgaaaaaaagttgtatgtggtttggggcttgaagccgcatctgctaggacactattgacattcattggcttggtgtaggtctcgataaaaccccatactgttgtgaatcattatcaaccatatgcacaacaactacacatttgtgcctaccaacccttactct from Mya arenaria isolate MELC-2E11 chromosome 3, ASM2691426v1 harbors:
- the LOC128228817 gene encoding cysteine sulfinic acid decarboxylase-like, producing MATEEVNTLTTVPRTYDDIDEVVNDINVNDNEKDEDSCQEYESDVSSCAGRSTSDECERVVQDMTPTVTQSADSLSTDAKETDFLYKMVDLIFREAIVDETQSNNRPVCSFLSPEELCASLTELSIGQEGSDANKLIDFAEKVIKNSVKTAHPRFFNQLYGGLSKYSIAGAWCAEVLNSSMYTYEVAPVFTIMEREIYTKMLGLAGFRGGDAIFAPGGSISNMYAVNIARHHKLPQIKTKGVFSVKKPICIFASDQCHYSVQKAAAALGIGSDNVISVGSDNKGRMLVSKLEMEIEKSVLEGLEPFMVVATAGTTVYGAYDPIADISVVCKKYGIWLHVDGAWGGSVLLSKTHRHLMEGIEKADSLTWNAHKQMGVGQQCSVFLTKHKGLLMSCHSASAKYLFQSDKHYDVSYDTGDMSLQCGRKNDVFKLWLTWKAVGEVGMEKNVDHMFALSRHLATKLKQTDGFRLIMEPMCTNVCFWYIPPSMRDIPETPEWWQSLGKVTATIKKLMVKAGSMMITYNPEGSRVNFFRMVCTNKDTTFSDMDFVVDEIAALGALL